A segment of the Papaver somniferum cultivar HN1 unplaced genomic scaffold, ASM357369v1 unplaced-scaffold_9144, whole genome shotgun sequence genome:
ATAAGTATGCTGCATGGAAAACCCAATTTATGGCTTATGATATAAGGAAACAAGATGAGTGGGAAGAGAAGCATGCTGAATGCAAACTCTATGGGAGTGCAACTGATGAGGACTCTGACTCAACTAAGAATGAGATGAAATATGATGTAGAAGAGATAAACACAAGTGAGATGGATTCAGATGAAGCAGAAGAGAAAGACATGATGGAAAGGTGGCATGAAAGGAAGTTGAGAATGAGAGTTGAGTTTGAGATGGCCAATCCAATGATATATGCATGTACCATGCAGGAAGGGGAGTGCAGCAGGAGCAAAGAGGAGACTCAGGAGAAAGACTCCGAAGAGGAGAGTGAGGAACGAgatagtgaagatgatgaagatgcttCGTCTTCCATCAATACTTCTCATGCTTCCTCTGAAAGTGCTGATAAGTGGTTCCGAGAAGAGGAGTATTGGGATTCTGACGAGGGAGAGAGTGATGATGACTATTAGTCGTCATTTTACAAGTATTGGAAATAGCCAGATCTTCAGGAATTGCAAAAATATTGAAGATTATTAACAAGTTCTTCTTTATGTGGTAATTCCAATACTTGTTCCTACTCTTCTAAACTTTCTTGTTGGTGGTGTTTATGATCTGTAAGGTCGCTCTTTTGTCTCTTCTAGTGTTGGACTTATGATGTTGAAGATAACTGTGTTGATGTTGTGAAGTGGTGACAATGGTTTCTTGATGATGGTtataaattttttgaaaatagTTCGGTATGATGTAGTTTGAATGTGTTTGAAAGATGCCGGTAGTACTACGGATAGTAGGTTGAGATTTTCTTGTTTCTAGTCTGAACTGTTGAATATGAACAATCTGCCAGTGGGTTTTGTTGGTTTGTTTTCTTGAAATAAAGGGGTTGAAAGttgtaataccctgtattttta
Coding sequences within it:
- the LOC113346072 gene encoding glutamic acid-rich protein-like; translated protein: MEIDQRCREGIRQREEEERRHKREKEDYENKYAAWKTQFMAYDIRKQDEWEEKHAECKLYGSATDEDSDSTKNEMKYDVEEINTSEMDSDEAEEKDMMERWHERKLRMRVEFEMANPMIYACTMQEGECSRSKEETQEKDSEEESEERDSEDDEDASSSINTSHASSESADKWFREEEYWDSDEGESDDDY